A stretch of Geobacter sp. DNA encodes these proteins:
- a CDS encoding MBL fold metallo-hydrolase, protein MHVETIVVGPLGVNCLLIDCGNGEGVIVDPGAEPGRILHLAAGRKLKIVHVINTHGHFDHVGGNKVVLDATGASLLIHPADVAQLKRAAEIATMYGLSTENSPPPDRELSDGMRITVGNTTIAVLHTPGHTPGGCSLYFADRGLVITGDTLFADSIGRTDLPGGSLETLVDSIKTKLYTLPDETVVIPGHGPSTTIGEEKRNNPYVR, encoded by the coding sequence ATGCACGTGGAAACGATCGTTGTCGGCCCGCTCGGGGTCAACTGCCTGCTGATAGACTGCGGAAACGGCGAAGGGGTGATTGTCGACCCCGGAGCAGAACCGGGAAGGATTCTACATCTGGCCGCGGGCCGCAAGCTGAAGATCGTCCATGTCATCAACACCCATGGTCATTTCGACCATGTGGGGGGGAACAAGGTGGTTCTTGACGCCACCGGGGCCAGTCTGCTCATCCATCCGGCCGATGTTGCGCAGCTCAAGCGGGCAGCGGAGATCGCCACCATGTACGGACTCTCCACCGAGAACTCGCCGCCGCCGGACCGGGAGCTTTCGGACGGCATGCGCATCACCGTGGGGAATACCACCATTGCGGTGTTGCACACCCCCGGACATACCCCTGGCGGCTGTTCGCTCTATTTTGCTGATCGTGGGCTGGTGATTACCGGCGATACCCTCTTTGCCGACTCCATCGGCCGGACCGACCTGCCGGGAGGTTCCCTCGAAACCCTGGTCGATTCCATCAAGACCAAGCTCTATACGCTCCCCGACGAGACGGTGGTCATTCCGGGTCATGGCCCGAGTACTACCATCGGCGAGGAGAAACGAAACAATCCGTACGTCAGATAG
- the coaBC gene encoding bifunctional phosphopantothenoylcysteine decarboxylase/phosphopantothenate--cysteine ligase CoaBC produces the protein MLQGKTIVLGVSGGIAAYKAVELVRLFTKAGATVQVIMTKAATEFVGPLTFQTLSGNPVHQQLFNLIEEQEIGHISLAERADLFVIAPATANVIGKIASGIADDLLTTAVMATRAPVLIVPAMNVNMFQNPLYKANEERLRNLGYRFVAPVTGMLACGWQGEGKMQDPAVILEEAVALLAPDDLAGETVLVTAGPTREEIDPVRFISNHSSGKMGYAIARAAWRRGARVILVSGPTCLPDPWGPETVRVSTAAQMLEAVQARLKESSIVIKAAAVADYRPKERSEAKVKKHAGQMTLEMERNPDILAEVGRQKDGRLVIGFAAETEDLLVNARRKLQEKNLDLIVANDVGQPGAGFDVETNIVRLLFPDGRVEEPGIMAKEELADLILDRIVALRATPV, from the coding sequence ATGCTGCAGGGCAAAACGATCGTGTTGGGGGTAAGCGGCGGGATTGCGGCCTACAAGGCGGTGGAACTGGTACGGCTCTTCACCAAGGCCGGTGCGACCGTCCAGGTGATCATGACCAAGGCTGCCACCGAGTTTGTCGGCCCGCTCACCTTTCAGACCCTGTCGGGCAACCCGGTGCACCAGCAGCTCTTCAACCTGATCGAAGAGCAGGAGATCGGCCATATCTCGCTGGCCGAGCGGGCCGACCTCTTTGTCATCGCCCCGGCAACGGCCAACGTGATCGGCAAGATCGCAAGCGGGATCGCCGACGATCTGCTGACTACCGCGGTGATGGCCACCAGGGCACCGGTCCTCATCGTCCCTGCCATGAACGTCAATATGTTCCAGAATCCCCTGTACAAGGCCAATGAAGAACGGCTCAGGAACCTTGGCTATCGCTTCGTGGCTCCGGTTACCGGCATGCTCGCCTGCGGCTGGCAAGGGGAGGGGAAGATGCAGGACCCTGCCGTGATCCTGGAGGAGGCGGTCGCGCTCCTCGCGCCGGATGACCTGGCCGGCGAGACCGTCCTGGTCACCGCCGGGCCGACCCGCGAGGAGATCGATCCGGTCCGCTTCATCAGCAACCACTCTTCGGGAAAGATGGGCTATGCCATTGCCCGCGCGGCATGGCGGCGGGGGGCACGGGTGATCCTGGTAAGCGGCCCGACCTGTTTGCCCGACCCATGGGGACCGGAAACGGTCAGGGTATCGACTGCAGCGCAGATGCTGGAGGCCGTGCAGGCAAGGCTCAAGGAGAGTTCCATTGTGATAAAGGCTGCTGCGGTGGCCGATTATCGGCCAAAGGAGCGGTCGGAAGCCAAGGTGAAGAAGCATGCGGGGCAGATGACGCTGGAGATGGAGCGGAATCCGGATATCCTGGCCGAGGTGGGGCGCCAAAAGGATGGCCGCCTGGTGATCGGTTTTGCCGCCGAAACCGAGGACCTCTTGGTCAACGCCCGCAGGAAGCTGCAGGAGAAAAACCTCGACCTGATCGTTGCCAACGATGTCGGCCAGCCGGGTGCCGGATTCGACGTGGAAACCAACATCGTGCGGCTGCTCTTCCCCGACGGCCGGGTGGAAGAACCGGGTATCATGGCGAAGGAAGAGCTGGCAGACCTGATCCTTGACCGGATCGTTGCCCTGCGGGCCACGCCGGTCTGA
- a CDS encoding HD domain-containing protein, whose translation MSKIYIADIKDRDQVDTVFLVKEKTTAMAKNGKPYLTLRLMDKTGELDAKVWDNVDVVGAAFDKDDFLAVRGKATIYLGKMQLVIAELSKVPEQRVELADFLPKTARDIAEMEQELAGLVASLEDRHLRSLMESFLGDAEFMAGYRTAPAAKGMHHVFLGGLLEHSLAVARLVDAILPLYAPLNRDLLVVGALLHDVGKVREMTYYRSFDYTDEGKLIGHITIGVEMLHERIAGIPGFPDGYAMLLKHMLLSHHGQYEYGSPKRPKTLEATILNYLDDLDSKINGIRTHINREPESQSRWTAYHRLYDRYFFKDVPPDEEEEQILPPLPVAEPPAKPESAAAGTGRERAGFQNNPFTRLKDENLDLF comes from the coding sequence GTGAGCAAGATCTATATTGCGGATATTAAGGACCGCGACCAGGTGGACACGGTCTTTCTGGTGAAGGAAAAGACCACGGCCATGGCCAAGAACGGCAAGCCGTACCTGACGCTCAGGCTGATGGACAAGACTGGCGAGCTGGATGCCAAGGTCTGGGATAATGTGGATGTGGTGGGTGCCGCTTTTGACAAGGATGATTTCCTTGCCGTCAGGGGAAAGGCCACCATCTATCTCGGCAAGATGCAGCTGGTGATCGCCGAGCTGTCCAAGGTGCCGGAGCAGCGGGTCGAACTGGCAGATTTCCTTCCCAAGACCGCGCGGGATATCGCCGAGATGGAGCAGGAGCTAGCCGGGCTCGTTGCCTCCCTGGAGGACCGGCACCTGCGGAGCCTCATGGAGTCGTTTCTCGGCGATGCCGAATTCATGGCCGGCTACCGGACAGCTCCTGCGGCCAAGGGGATGCATCACGTCTTCCTGGGAGGGCTCCTGGAGCATTCACTGGCCGTAGCCCGCCTGGTGGATGCGATCCTTCCCCTCTACGCACCGCTCAACCGGGATCTCCTGGTGGTGGGGGCGCTTCTCCACGATGTGGGGAAGGTGCGGGAGATGACCTATTATCGCTCCTTCGACTATACCGACGAGGGGAAGCTGATCGGTCACATCACCATCGGTGTCGAGATGCTCCACGAGAGGATTGCCGGCATTCCGGGGTTCCCGGACGGGTATGCCATGCTGCTCAAGCATATGCTCCTTTCCCACCACGGTCAGTACGAGTATGGTTCGCCCAAGCGCCCCAAGACCCTGGAGGCGACCATCCTCAACTATCTCGACGACCTCGATTCCAAGATCAATGGGATCAGGACCCATATCAACCGCGAACCGGAGAGCCAGTCGCGCTGGACCGCCTATCATCGGCTCTATGACCGCTATTTCTTCAAGGATGTCCCTCCGGATGAGGAAGAGGAGCAGATCCTGCCGCCGCTTCCGGTGGCAGAGCCCCCGGCGAAACCGGAGAGTGCTGCGGCCGGTACGGGCCGGGAGCGGGCGGGATTCCAGAACAACCCCTTCACCAGGCTCAAGGACGAAAACCTCGACCTGTTCTGA
- a CDS encoding uracil-DNA glycosylase, whose product MDSGDERDSLLGSLRACLVDLQESGVDELPLAMDAGVSPTERDLLLQPAPAVAAASPGERETLTLIREELGDCQRCQLASGRTRLVFGVGNPQARIVFVGEAPGREEDLQGEPFVGEAGQLLTKIIQAMGFQRSDVYICNVLKCRPPNNRNPLPSEIEQCHPFMLRQVQSIAPDVVVALGTFAVQTLLRSKEPISRLRGRFHDYHGIPLMPTFHPAFLLRNPAMKREVWADMKQVMKKLGIELPA is encoded by the coding sequence ATGGACAGCGGTGATGAAAGGGATAGCCTGCTCGGTTCCTTGCGGGCCTGTCTGGTCGACCTGCAGGAGAGCGGCGTCGATGAACTGCCGCTCGCCATGGATGCCGGGGTCTCCCCCACCGAGCGGGACCTGCTTTTGCAGCCTGCACCCGCCGTGGCTGCAGCATCTCCGGGAGAGCGGGAGACACTGACCTTGATTCGCGAGGAACTGGGAGATTGTCAGCGGTGCCAGCTCGCCTCGGGACGGACCAGGCTGGTGTTCGGCGTCGGCAATCCTCAGGCGCGCATCGTCTTTGTCGGAGAGGCGCCGGGGCGGGAGGAAGACCTCCAGGGGGAGCCGTTCGTCGGCGAGGCAGGGCAGCTTTTGACCAAGATCATCCAGGCAATGGGGTTCCAGCGGAGTGACGTCTATATCTGCAATGTCCTCAAGTGCCGGCCTCCCAACAACAGGAACCCGTTGCCGTCGGAGATCGAGCAATGCCATCCGTTCATGCTCCGCCAGGTACAGTCTATCGCACCCGACGTGGTGGTTGCGCTGGGGACCTTTGCCGTGCAGACCCTGCTCAGGAGCAAAGAGCCGATCTCCCGGCTCCGTGGCCGCTTCCACGACTATCATGGCATCCCGCTCATGCCCACCTTTCATCCGGCCTTTCTGCTCAGGAACCCTGCCATGAAACGCGAGGTCTGGGCGGACATGAAGCAGGTGATGAAAAAGCTGGGGATAGAGCTTCCAGCCTAG